The Haloplanus salinarum genome includes a region encoding these proteins:
- a CDS encoding 23S rRNA (uridine(2552)-2'-O)-methyltransferase — MTGRDEYYNRSKQEGYRARSAYKLKQLDEAADLLAPGDVVVDLGAAPGGWLQVAAEAVGDAGTVVGVDRQRIRPLDHAVVETLRGDMTEDATVDRLRETVGDAGADVVVSDMAPNMTGEYSVDHARSIHLARQALGVAEDVLAPGGDLVVKAFDGPDLADLRADMDDTFEYVRSIRPDASRDSSSEVYLVAKGYLTAPIAAGDELVVEIVDRGDEGDGIASVEGFTVFVPDAEVGDRIEVRIDEVKPRFAFAERV, encoded by the coding sequence ATGACCGGTCGCGACGAGTACTACAACCGCTCGAAACAGGAGGGCTACCGCGCCCGGTCGGCCTACAAGCTCAAACAGCTCGACGAGGCGGCCGACCTGCTCGCCCCGGGCGACGTCGTCGTCGACCTCGGGGCCGCACCCGGCGGGTGGCTCCAGGTTGCCGCCGAGGCGGTCGGCGACGCCGGGACCGTCGTCGGCGTCGACCGCCAGCGCATCCGCCCGCTCGATCACGCCGTCGTCGAGACGCTCCGGGGCGACATGACCGAGGACGCGACGGTCGACCGCCTCCGCGAGACCGTCGGCGACGCCGGCGCCGACGTCGTCGTCTCGGACATGGCTCCGAACATGACCGGCGAGTACTCCGTCGACCACGCCCGATCGATCCATCTCGCCCGGCAGGCCCTCGGCGTCGCCGAGGACGTCCTCGCCCCGGGCGGCGACCTGGTCGTAAAGGCCTTCGACGGCCCGGACCTCGCGGATCTCCGTGCCGACATGGACGACACCTTCGAGTACGTGCGCTCGATCCGCCCGGACGCCTCCCGGGACTCGTCCTCCGAGGTGTATCTCGTCGCCAAGGGGTATCTCACGGCGCCGATCGCCGCCGGCGACGAACTCGTCGTCGAGATCGTCGACCGGGGCGACGAGGGCGACGGCATCGCCAGCGTCGAGGGGTTCACCGTCTTCGTCCCCGACGCCGAGGTGGGCGACCGCATCGAGGTACGGATCGACGAGGTCAAACCGCGCTTTGCCTTCGCCGAGCGGGTGTGA
- a CDS encoding DUF7344 domain-containing protein yields MTTSNTCDSTVDDDPGENRHDEADTERLDAVFEVLADARRRRVIRVLSGGETEVTTVATLAEALAERDPAPVDRLVVSLGHVHLPKLDAAGVIDYLPDRSTVRYDGAPLAERLLKEC; encoded by the coding sequence ATGACTACATCGAACACGTGTGACAGCACGGTCGACGACGACCCGGGGGAGAATCGACACGACGAAGCCGACACCGAGCGACTGGATGCCGTCTTCGAGGTGTTGGCCGACGCGCGACGGCGGCGGGTGATCCGCGTCCTCTCCGGCGGGGAGACGGAGGTGACGACCGTCGCGACGCTCGCGGAGGCCCTCGCGGAGCGTGACCCGGCACCGGTGGATCGGCTCGTCGTCTCGCTCGGACACGTCCACCTGCCGAAACTCGACGCCGCTGGCGTGATCGACTACCTCCCCGACCGCTCGACGGTCCGGTACGACGGGGCGCCGCTCGCCGAGCGCCTGCTGAAGGAGTGTTGA
- a CDS encoding helix-turn-helix domain-containing protein, with the protein MPRALKIPAVRRGRARVPAASTFITIDPSPNETWLTKHTCYDPPSATPLRSIAVIVELRIPTHQFELGRRIPTRSGGPTELERVNGVEDGSAPVFSLSDLADGRLDGRDQFADAEGYRFELVDVSEDCSLRLVSWDPEVDPFFGLLAEHGGSIRRGTGTPEAWTFEAEFPSHDDFSTFRSGAEDLDTPVEIERVYNPTAGTGAWYGLTPRQRRTLELAVERGYYDIPRRCTTLELADDLGISDQAVTERLRRGIVTFVTNALLPEDE; encoded by the coding sequence ATGCCCCGGGCGTTAAAAATACCCGCTGTTCGTCGCGGGCGAGCGCGCGTACCGGCGGCGTCCACGTTTATCACGATCGACCCGTCACCGAACGAAACTTGGTTAACCAAGCATACCTGCTATGATCCCCCGTCGGCTACTCCCCTACGATCAATAGCTGTCATCGTCGAACTGCGAATACCGACTCACCAGTTCGAGCTCGGTCGGCGGATCCCGACGCGGTCGGGGGGACCGACGGAACTCGAACGGGTGAACGGGGTAGAAGACGGCTCGGCGCCGGTTTTCTCGCTTTCCGACCTCGCCGACGGCCGCCTCGACGGCCGCGATCAGTTCGCCGACGCGGAGGGCTATCGGTTCGAGCTCGTGGACGTGTCGGAGGACTGCTCGCTCCGTCTCGTCTCGTGGGACCCCGAGGTCGACCCCTTCTTCGGACTGCTCGCCGAACACGGCGGCTCCATCCGCCGCGGGACGGGAACGCCGGAGGCGTGGACCTTCGAGGCGGAGTTCCCGAGCCACGACGATTTCTCGACTTTCCGATCCGGTGCCGAGGACCTCGACACCCCCGTCGAAATCGAGCGCGTCTACAACCCCACTGCGGGAACCGGCGCCTGGTACGGGCTGACACCCAGACAGCGACGGACGCTCGAACTCGCGGTCGAACGCGGCTACTACGACATCCCCCGACGCTGTACGACCCTCGAACTGGCCGACGACCTCGGTATCTCCGATCAGGCCGTCACCGAGCGACTGCGCCGCGGCATCGTGACCTTCGTCACCAACGCCCTGTTGCCCGAGGACGAGTGA